One window of the Etheostoma spectabile isolate EspeVRDwgs_2016 chromosome 16, UIUC_Espe_1.0, whole genome shotgun sequence genome contains the following:
- the LOC116703916 gene encoding beta-1,3-galactosyl-O-glycosyl-glycoprotein beta-1,6-N-acetylglucosaminyltransferase 4 isoform X2: MNTCSVLRLRRKPLISSLLSLLTLCVLLRVSVKNSYIPESLPPPAALEDIQTFHRYNINCKAIYNLDPVEVGKSLIIRQKQVVEDKDESLFNLTSNCPLFIKSRGYDDVCVSEEEKDFPLAYSLVVHKSAWMIERLIRALYSPGNIYCIHYDQKSSAQFISAVEGLARCLPNVFIASKRESVFYASFSRLKADLNCLSDLLGSEVKWKYVINLCGQDFPLRSNIELVSEFKKLKGANMVETSRPSDYKKQRFTFHYELRDANFEYVKLPVKTEQKKGPPPHNIEVFSGSAYFVLSRDFIVHMDSSGVVKDFLAWSEDTYSPDEHFWATLVRMPGVPGELPRSHPDVTDLMSQTRLVKWEYLEENLYPPCSGKHVRSVCIFGAAEMRWLLKYGHWFANKFDPNVDPILIQCLEEKLEEKQMLFQTLDNCYKG; the protein is encoded by the coding sequence ATGAATACATGTTCAGTACTGAGACTAAGAAGAAAGCCACTCATCTCTTCCCTCCTATCACTGCTGACGCTGTGTGTCCTGCTACGGGTCAGTGTGAAGAACAGCTACATCCCTGAGTCCTTACCTCCCCCGGCGGCTTTGGAGGACATCCAGACATTCCACAGGTACAATATTAACTGTAAAGCTATATACAACTTGGACCCAGTGGAGGTGGGGAAGTCGCTGATCATCAGACAGAAACAAGTTGTGGAAGACAAGGATGAAAGTCTCTTTAACCTTACCTCAAACTGCCCTTTATTCATCAAGTCCAGAGGTTATGATGACGTGTGTGTCTCGGAGGAGGAGAAAGACTTTCCTCTGGCTTACTCACTGGTTGTGCACAAATCTGCATGGATGATAGAGAGACTCATCCGAGCGCTGTACTCGCCCGGTAACATCTACTGTATCCACTATGATCAGAAGTCCTCGGCTCAGTTCATCTCAGCTGTGGAGGGTCTGGCCCGCTGTTTGCCCAATGTCTTCATCGCCTCCAAGCGAGAGTCTGTCTTTTATGCGAGCTTCAGTCGATTAAAAGCCGATCTCAACTGTCTCTCTGACCTTTTGGGGTCAGAAGTCAAGTGGAAGTATGTGATCAACCTCTGTGGCCAAGATTTCCCCCTCAGGTCCAACATCGAGCTGGTGTCAGAATTTAAGAAGTTAAAAGGAGCCAACATGGTGGAGACAAGCCGACCCAGTGACTATAAGAAGCAGAGGTTCACCTTTCACTACGAGCTGAGGGATGCCAACTTTGAATATGTGAAACTGCCGGTGAAAACAGAGCAGAAAAAGGGCCCACCGCCACACAACATCGAGGTCTTCTCTGGGAGCGCCTACTTTGTCTTGTCCCGGGACTTCATTGTGCACATGGACTCCTCGGGTGTGGTGAAAGATTTCTTGGCCTGGTCCGAGGACACCTACTCTCCAGACGAACACTTCTGGGCAACACTTGTGCGAATGCCCGGTGTACCGGGAGAGCTGCCCAGATCGCACCCCGATGTCACCGACCTGATGAGTCAGACCCGGCTGGTGAAGTGGGAGTACCTGGAGGAGAACCTCTACCCACCCTGCTCAGGGAAACACGTCCGCAGCGTTTGTATTTTTGGTGCTGCGGAAATGCGTTGGTTGCTCAAGTACGGCCACTGGTTCGCCAATAAGTTTGACCCCAACGTGGACCCCATTCTCATTCAGTGCCTTGAGGAGAAGCTagaggaaaaacaaatgttattccAAACACTGGATAACTGTTATAAGGGTTAA
- the LOC116703916 gene encoding beta-1,3-galactosyl-O-glycosyl-glycoprotein beta-1,6-N-acetylglucosaminyltransferase 4 isoform X1, translating to MFTLLTSFWLLFPRMNTCSVLRLRRKPLISSLLSLLTLCVLLRVSVKNSYIPESLPPPAALEDIQTFHRYNINCKAIYNLDPVEVGKSLIIRQKQVVEDKDESLFNLTSNCPLFIKSRGYDDVCVSEEEKDFPLAYSLVVHKSAWMIERLIRALYSPGNIYCIHYDQKSSAQFISAVEGLARCLPNVFIASKRESVFYASFSRLKADLNCLSDLLGSEVKWKYVINLCGQDFPLRSNIELVSEFKKLKGANMVETSRPSDYKKQRFTFHYELRDANFEYVKLPVKTEQKKGPPPHNIEVFSGSAYFVLSRDFIVHMDSSGVVKDFLAWSEDTYSPDEHFWATLVRMPGVPGELPRSHPDVTDLMSQTRLVKWEYLEENLYPPCSGKHVRSVCIFGAAEMRWLLKYGHWFANKFDPNVDPILIQCLEEKLEEKQMLFQTLDNCYKG from the exons ATGTTCACTCTCCTGACATCG TTTTGGCTCCTGTTTCCTAGAATGAATACATGTTCAGTACTGAGACTAAGAAGAAAGCCACTCATCTCTTCCCTCCTATCACTGCTGACGCTGTGTGTCCTGCTACGGGTCAGTGTGAAGAACAGCTACATCCCTGAGTCCTTACCTCCCCCGGCGGCTTTGGAGGACATCCAGACATTCCACAGGTACAATATTAACTGTAAAGCTATATACAACTTGGACCCAGTGGAGGTGGGGAAGTCGCTGATCATCAGACAGAAACAAGTTGTGGAAGACAAGGATGAAAGTCTCTTTAACCTTACCTCAAACTGCCCTTTATTCATCAAGTCCAGAGGTTATGATGACGTGTGTGTCTCGGAGGAGGAGAAAGACTTTCCTCTGGCTTACTCACTGGTTGTGCACAAATCTGCATGGATGATAGAGAGACTCATCCGAGCGCTGTACTCGCCCGGTAACATCTACTGTATCCACTATGATCAGAAGTCCTCGGCTCAGTTCATCTCAGCTGTGGAGGGTCTGGCCCGCTGTTTGCCCAATGTCTTCATCGCCTCCAAGCGAGAGTCTGTCTTTTATGCGAGCTTCAGTCGATTAAAAGCCGATCTCAACTGTCTCTCTGACCTTTTGGGGTCAGAAGTCAAGTGGAAGTATGTGATCAACCTCTGTGGCCAAGATTTCCCCCTCAGGTCCAACATCGAGCTGGTGTCAGAATTTAAGAAGTTAAAAGGAGCCAACATGGTGGAGACAAGCCGACCCAGTGACTATAAGAAGCAGAGGTTCACCTTTCACTACGAGCTGAGGGATGCCAACTTTGAATATGTGAAACTGCCGGTGAAAACAGAGCAGAAAAAGGGCCCACCGCCACACAACATCGAGGTCTTCTCTGGGAGCGCCTACTTTGTCTTGTCCCGGGACTTCATTGTGCACATGGACTCCTCGGGTGTGGTGAAAGATTTCTTGGCCTGGTCCGAGGACACCTACTCTCCAGACGAACACTTCTGGGCAACACTTGTGCGAATGCCCGGTGTACCGGGAGAGCTGCCCAGATCGCACCCCGATGTCACCGACCTGATGAGTCAGACCCGGCTGGTGAAGTGGGAGTACCTGGAGGAGAACCTCTACCCACCCTGCTCAGGGAAACACGTCCGCAGCGTTTGTATTTTTGGTGCTGCGGAAATGCGTTGGTTGCTCAAGTACGGCCACTGGTTCGCCAATAAGTTTGACCCCAACGTGGACCCCATTCTCATTCAGTGCCTTGAGGAGAAGCTagaggaaaaacaaatgttattccAAACACTGGATAACTGTTATAAGGGTTAA
- the LOC116703914 gene encoding 3-hydroxy-3-methylglutaryl-coenzyme A reductase isoform X1: MLARVFRLHGLLVASHPWEVIVGTLALTVCLMSMNNLATSSQMCTWNNCPKVEEKGDSSDVSILTITRCMAIVYIYFQFKNLRQLGSKYILGIAGLFTVFSSFVFSTVVIHFFGKELTGLNEALPFFLLLTDLSKACALAKFALSSNSQEEVRDNISQGMAILGPTFTLDALVECLVIGIGTMSGVPQLEIMCSFGCMSVLANYVVFMTFFPACVSLVLELSRESREGRPIWQLSHFSRVLAEEEDNKPNPVTQRVKVIMSLSLALVHAHTRLAAEHPGHNRSMEGPIAKRLDPGGTTWPLKLTSMDLEQVITLGLALLLAVKYVFFEQTETESSLSLMSPIISSPLSQKPKLAGDCCRRDFPAPKPQATMNGTLATNPTLPAVSDSKLSHEAGTAFRETEVTQPPAASAESGFCVSGLGDSLSPTTHVPHSICNSETRSLEECMAILSDPQRGARFLSNKEVMNLVTSRNILNYKLEAVLETPERGVAIRREMLSPKLPVLSALASLPYKDYDYSKVMGTCCENVIGYMPVPVGVAGPLLLDEKQFYIPMATTEGCLVASTNRGCRALSLSGGCRSRILADSMTRGPVVRLPSACRAAEVKVWLETSDGFSMIKEVFDQTSRFARLEKLMVGLAGRNLYIRFQSQTGDAMGMNMLSKGTEQALNRLRQQYPDVEVLSVSGNYCTDKKSAAINWILGRGKSAVCEATIPANVVREVLKSSTASLVDLNINKNLVGSAMAGSIGGFNAHAANIVAAIYIACGQDPAQTVGSSNCITLMEPAGPEGEDLYISCTMPSIELGTVGGGTNLAPQQACLQMLGVQGTSSNQPGDNARQLARVVCATVLAGELSLMGALAAGHLVKSHMAHNRSQTNLSETP, translated from the exons ATGTTGGCTCGTGTGTTCAGGCTCCATGGCCTGCTGGTGGCCTCCCACCCGTGGGAGGTCATAGTGGGCACCCTTGCTCTCACGGTCTGTCTCATGTCTATGAATAACCTGGCAACCAGCAGCCAGATGTGCACCTGGAATAATTGCCCCAAAGTCGAGGAG AAAGGCGACAGTAGTGACGTGAGCATCCTAACGATCACACGATGCATGGCCATCGTTTACATCTATTTCCAGTTCAAGAATCTGCGACAACTGGGCTCCAAATATATACTGG GTATTGCAGGTTTGTTCACAGTGTTTTCCAGCTTTGTTTTCAGTACAGTGGTCATCCACTTCTTTGGGAAAGAGCTGACGGGTCTAAA CGAGGCTCTGCCGTTCTTCCTCCTGCTCACTGACCTGTCCAAAGCCTGCGCATTGGCCAAGTTCGCCCTCAGCTCCAACTCTCAG GAGGAGGTGAGGGACAACATCTCCCAAGGCATGGCCATCCTGGGCCCCACCTTCACCCTGGATGCCCTGGTTGAGTGCCTGGTCATTGGGATTGGCACCATGTCAG GTGTGCCTCAATTGGAGATCATGTGTTCTTTTGGCTGTATGTCTGTCCTGGCCAATTATGTGGTCTTCATGACCTTCTTCCCTGCGTGTGTCTCCCTGGTCCTGGAG ctgTCCAGGGAAAGTCGTGAGGGCCGTCCAATCTGGCAACTGAGCCACTTTTCCCGTGTGCTGGCTGAAGAAGAGGACAACAAGCCCAACCCTGTGACACAGAGAGTTAAAGTCATCATG TCTCTGAGCCTGGCCTTGGTTCATGCGCACACACGACTAGCAGCTGAGCACCCAGGTCACAACCGCTCGATGGAGGGACCAATAGCTAAGAGACTGGACCCCGGTGGTACTACGTGGCCTCTGAAGCTCACCAG TATGGACCTGGAACAGGTGATAACTCTTGGTCTTGCCCTGCTCCTGGCTGTGAAGTACGTCTTCTTTGAGCAAACAGAGACAGAGTCTTCCCTGTCCCTCATGAGTCCCATTATCAGCTCTCCTCTGAGCCAGAAGCCCAAGTTGGCAGGAGACTGCTGCAGGAGGGACTTTCCAGCCCCGAAACCCCAGGCAACCATGAACGGTACCTTAGCAACCAACCCTACCTTGCCAGCTGTCTCAGACTCTAAACTTTCCCATGAGGCTGGCACGGCGTTCAGAGAGACTG AGGTGACTCAGCCTCCAGCGGCCTCCGCGGAGAGCGGCTTCTGTGTTTCAGGTTTAGGGGACTCTCTTTCTCCGACAACACACGTTCCTCATAGTATCTGTAATTCTGAGACCCGGTCGCTGGAAGAATGTATGGCCATCCTGTCAGATCCTCAG AGGGGGGCCCGTTTTCTCAGCAATAAAGAGGTGATGAACCTGGTTACCTCACGTAACATCCTGAACTACAAACTGGAAGCTGTCCTGGAGACTCCAGAGAGGGGCGTGGCCATCAGGAGGGAAATGCTTTCACCCAAACTGCCTGTTCTCTCTGCTTTGGCTTCTCTGCCGTATAAAGACTACGACTACTCCAAG GTGATGGGCACTTGCTGTGAGAATGTGATTGGCTACATGCCGGTGCCAGTTGGAGTGGCTGGTCCCCTTCTGTTGGATGAGAAGCAGTTCTACATTCCTATGGCGACCACAGAGGGCTGCCTGGTAGCCAGCACTAACAGAGGATGCAGGGCACTTTCT CTGAGCGGGGGTTGCCGCAGCAGGATCCTAGCTGACAGTATGACCAGGGGTCCTGTGGTGAGGCTGCCCTCAGCGTGCCGGGCTGCAGAGGTCAAAGTCTGGCTCGAGACCTCGGATGGATTCAGCATGATCAAAGAGGTTTTTGACCAGACCAGCAG GTTTGCTCGACTGGAGAAGCTCATGGTGGGCTTAGCAGGGAGGAACTTGTACATTCGCTTCCAGTCTCAGACGGGAGACGCCATGGGCATGAACATGCTCTCCAAG GGGACTGAACAGGCTCTGAACAGGCTCCGGCAGCAGTATCCAGACGTGGAGGTGCTGTCGGTCAGTGGCAACTATTGCACCGACAAGAAGTCTGCTGCCATAAACTGGATCCTGGGTCGGGGGAAGTCCGCTGTGTGTGAGGCCACCATCCCTGCCAACGTGGTCCGAGAG GTGTTGAAAAGCAGCACAGCTTCTCTGGTGGATCTGAACATCAACAAGAACCTGGTGGGCTCGGCCATGGCCGGCAGCATCGGGGGCTTTAATGCTCATGCCGCCAACATCGTAGCAGCCATCTACATCGCCTGTGGACAG GACCCGGCTCAGACAGTGGGGAGCTCCAACTGTATCACGCTGATGGAGCCTGCTGGTCCAGAGGGGGAAGACCTGTACATCAGCTGCACCATGCCCTCCATAGAGCTGGGCACTGTGGGAGGGGGCACCAACCTGGCTCCACAGCAGGCGTGTCTGCAG ATGCTCGGTGTCCAAGGTACCAGTTCCAACCAGCCAGGCGATAACGCCCGTCAGCTGGCCCGAGTGGTGTGTGCCACGGTTCTGGCAGGGGAGCTCTCCCTGATGGGCGCTTTAGCTGCTGGACACCTCGTCAAGAGCCACATGGCCCACAACAG ATCCCAAACCAACCTGTCAGAAACACCTTGA
- the LOC116703914 gene encoding 3-hydroxy-3-methylglutaryl-coenzyme A reductase isoform X2, whose amino-acid sequence MSVLVFSQKGDSSDVSILTITRCMAIVYIYFQFKNLRQLGSKYILGIAGLFTVFSSFVFSTVVIHFFGKELTGLNEALPFFLLLTDLSKACALAKFALSSNSQEEVRDNISQGMAILGPTFTLDALVECLVIGIGTMSGVPQLEIMCSFGCMSVLANYVVFMTFFPACVSLVLELSRESREGRPIWQLSHFSRVLAEEEDNKPNPVTQRVKVIMSLSLALVHAHTRLAAEHPGHNRSMEGPIAKRLDPGGTTWPLKLTSMDLEQVITLGLALLLAVKYVFFEQTETESSLSLMSPIISSPLSQKPKLAGDCCRRDFPAPKPQATMNGTLATNPTLPAVSDSKLSHEAGTAFRETEVTQPPAASAESGFCVSGLGDSLSPTTHVPHSICNSETRSLEECMAILSDPQRGARFLSNKEVMNLVTSRNILNYKLEAVLETPERGVAIRREMLSPKLPVLSALASLPYKDYDYSKVMGTCCENVIGYMPVPVGVAGPLLLDEKQFYIPMATTEGCLVASTNRGCRALSLSGGCRSRILADSMTRGPVVRLPSACRAAEVKVWLETSDGFSMIKEVFDQTSRFARLEKLMVGLAGRNLYIRFQSQTGDAMGMNMLSKGTEQALNRLRQQYPDVEVLSVSGNYCTDKKSAAINWILGRGKSAVCEATIPANVVREVLKSSTASLVDLNINKNLVGSAMAGSIGGFNAHAANIVAAIYIACGQDPAQTVGSSNCITLMEPAGPEGEDLYISCTMPSIELGTVGGGTNLAPQQACLQMLGVQGTSSNQPGDNARQLARVVCATVLAGELSLMGALAAGHLVKSHMAHNRSQTNLSETP is encoded by the exons ATGTCTGTGCTTGTTTTCTCACAGAAAGGCGACAGTAGTGACGTGAGCATCCTAACGATCACACGATGCATGGCCATCGTTTACATCTATTTCCAGTTCAAGAATCTGCGACAACTGGGCTCCAAATATATACTGG GTATTGCAGGTTTGTTCACAGTGTTTTCCAGCTTTGTTTTCAGTACAGTGGTCATCCACTTCTTTGGGAAAGAGCTGACGGGTCTAAA CGAGGCTCTGCCGTTCTTCCTCCTGCTCACTGACCTGTCCAAAGCCTGCGCATTGGCCAAGTTCGCCCTCAGCTCCAACTCTCAG GAGGAGGTGAGGGACAACATCTCCCAAGGCATGGCCATCCTGGGCCCCACCTTCACCCTGGATGCCCTGGTTGAGTGCCTGGTCATTGGGATTGGCACCATGTCAG GTGTGCCTCAATTGGAGATCATGTGTTCTTTTGGCTGTATGTCTGTCCTGGCCAATTATGTGGTCTTCATGACCTTCTTCCCTGCGTGTGTCTCCCTGGTCCTGGAG ctgTCCAGGGAAAGTCGTGAGGGCCGTCCAATCTGGCAACTGAGCCACTTTTCCCGTGTGCTGGCTGAAGAAGAGGACAACAAGCCCAACCCTGTGACACAGAGAGTTAAAGTCATCATG TCTCTGAGCCTGGCCTTGGTTCATGCGCACACACGACTAGCAGCTGAGCACCCAGGTCACAACCGCTCGATGGAGGGACCAATAGCTAAGAGACTGGACCCCGGTGGTACTACGTGGCCTCTGAAGCTCACCAG TATGGACCTGGAACAGGTGATAACTCTTGGTCTTGCCCTGCTCCTGGCTGTGAAGTACGTCTTCTTTGAGCAAACAGAGACAGAGTCTTCCCTGTCCCTCATGAGTCCCATTATCAGCTCTCCTCTGAGCCAGAAGCCCAAGTTGGCAGGAGACTGCTGCAGGAGGGACTTTCCAGCCCCGAAACCCCAGGCAACCATGAACGGTACCTTAGCAACCAACCCTACCTTGCCAGCTGTCTCAGACTCTAAACTTTCCCATGAGGCTGGCACGGCGTTCAGAGAGACTG AGGTGACTCAGCCTCCAGCGGCCTCCGCGGAGAGCGGCTTCTGTGTTTCAGGTTTAGGGGACTCTCTTTCTCCGACAACACACGTTCCTCATAGTATCTGTAATTCTGAGACCCGGTCGCTGGAAGAATGTATGGCCATCCTGTCAGATCCTCAG AGGGGGGCCCGTTTTCTCAGCAATAAAGAGGTGATGAACCTGGTTACCTCACGTAACATCCTGAACTACAAACTGGAAGCTGTCCTGGAGACTCCAGAGAGGGGCGTGGCCATCAGGAGGGAAATGCTTTCACCCAAACTGCCTGTTCTCTCTGCTTTGGCTTCTCTGCCGTATAAAGACTACGACTACTCCAAG GTGATGGGCACTTGCTGTGAGAATGTGATTGGCTACATGCCGGTGCCAGTTGGAGTGGCTGGTCCCCTTCTGTTGGATGAGAAGCAGTTCTACATTCCTATGGCGACCACAGAGGGCTGCCTGGTAGCCAGCACTAACAGAGGATGCAGGGCACTTTCT CTGAGCGGGGGTTGCCGCAGCAGGATCCTAGCTGACAGTATGACCAGGGGTCCTGTGGTGAGGCTGCCCTCAGCGTGCCGGGCTGCAGAGGTCAAAGTCTGGCTCGAGACCTCGGATGGATTCAGCATGATCAAAGAGGTTTTTGACCAGACCAGCAG GTTTGCTCGACTGGAGAAGCTCATGGTGGGCTTAGCAGGGAGGAACTTGTACATTCGCTTCCAGTCTCAGACGGGAGACGCCATGGGCATGAACATGCTCTCCAAG GGGACTGAACAGGCTCTGAACAGGCTCCGGCAGCAGTATCCAGACGTGGAGGTGCTGTCGGTCAGTGGCAACTATTGCACCGACAAGAAGTCTGCTGCCATAAACTGGATCCTGGGTCGGGGGAAGTCCGCTGTGTGTGAGGCCACCATCCCTGCCAACGTGGTCCGAGAG GTGTTGAAAAGCAGCACAGCTTCTCTGGTGGATCTGAACATCAACAAGAACCTGGTGGGCTCGGCCATGGCCGGCAGCATCGGGGGCTTTAATGCTCATGCCGCCAACATCGTAGCAGCCATCTACATCGCCTGTGGACAG GACCCGGCTCAGACAGTGGGGAGCTCCAACTGTATCACGCTGATGGAGCCTGCTGGTCCAGAGGGGGAAGACCTGTACATCAGCTGCACCATGCCCTCCATAGAGCTGGGCACTGTGGGAGGGGGCACCAACCTGGCTCCACAGCAGGCGTGTCTGCAG ATGCTCGGTGTCCAAGGTACCAGTTCCAACCAGCCAGGCGATAACGCCCGTCAGCTGGCCCGAGTGGTGTGTGCCACGGTTCTGGCAGGGGAGCTCTCCCTGATGGGCGCTTTAGCTGCTGGACACCTCGTCAAGAGCCACATGGCCCACAACAG ATCCCAAACCAACCTGTCAGAAACACCTTGA